In one Candidatus Methylomirabilis tolerans genomic region, the following are encoded:
- a CDS encoding ABC transporter ATP-binding protein produces MQNSDIILKATGLTVGYARRTVLDNVTVECRKGEFWFFIGPNGSGKTTLIRAMLGILRPWGGQLWLHPNLARGKGIGFVPQRCDLNPALPTTVREFIALGLVGIRLNSQEEPERLEWALRKVGLEGMAERDYWSLSGGQRQRTLVARALVRRPDLLILDEPTNGLDLSTEDAFLRLLADLNREEHLTLFFVTHDIAIAARYATHLALFCSGSVESGPREQVLNLAALERVYGVGVEVTRDPSGAVAVQVYPPGAHP; encoded by the coding sequence ATGCAGAACAGTGATATCATCCTGAAGGCGACAGGGTTGACTGTCGGCTACGCGCGCCGGACGGTACTCGACAATGTCACCGTTGAGTGTCGAAAGGGGGAGTTTTGGTTCTTCATCGGGCCGAACGGCTCGGGAAAGACGACACTGATTCGCGCCATGCTGGGGATCCTGCGTCCATGGGGCGGCCAATTATGGCTCCACCCGAACCTGGCGCGAGGGAAGGGAATCGGCTTTGTCCCGCAACGATGCGATCTGAACCCTGCCCTCCCGACTACGGTTCGGGAATTTATCGCACTGGGGCTCGTGGGCATTCGGCTCAACTCGCAGGAGGAACCGGAGCGCCTCGAGTGGGCGCTCCGCAAGGTCGGTCTGGAGGGGATGGCGGAACGCGATTACTGGTCCCTTTCAGGCGGCCAACGGCAACGGACGTTGGTGGCTCGCGCTCTCGTGCGACGTCCTGATCTGTTGATCCTCGACGAGCCGACCAACGGCCTCGATCTTTCGACAGAGGACGCCTTCCTGCGATTGCTCGCCGACCTGAACCGGGAGGAACATCTGACCCTCTTCTTTGTCACCCACGATATCGCCATTGCCGCGCGATACGCCACACACCTGGCTCTCTTCTGTTCAGGGAGCGTCGAGTCCGGACCGCGTGAGCAGGTGCTCAATCTGGCCGCTCTCGAGCGGGTGTACGGAGTGGGCGTGGAGGTGACGCGAGATCCATCAGGCGCTGTCGCAGTTCAGGTCTACCCTCCCGGAGCACACCCGTGA